A stretch of DNA from Nitrospirota bacterium:
GAAGGGACACCACGCCGCCCTCATCGCCGCGGGCAGCGCCTTTGCCGTTGCGGTCATCGGCTTCGGCATGCCGGCCGGGCTCGCCCTGCTCGCTCTCGTCGACGGGATGCTCTTCGGCCTCTTCCCCATCGCCTGGATCGTGGTCACCGCCGTCTTTCTCTTCAATATCACCGTCAAAGCCGGGCAGTTCGAGGTCATCAAGAACTCCATCGCCGCCATCACCGACGACCGCCGGCTCCAGGCCCTGCTCATCGCCTTCTCGTTCGGCTCCTTTCTCGAGGGAGCGGCCGGGTTCGGCGCGCCGGTAGCCATCTCGGCGGCGATGCTCGCGGGCCTGGGCTTCACGCCCCTCTATGCAGCGGGCATCTGCCTGCTCGCCAACACCGCGCCCGTCGCCTTCGGCGCGATCGGCATCCCGATCATCGTCGCAGGCCAGGTCACGAATGTAGACTTCATGGCCATCAGCAGGCTCGTCGGCCTCAACCTGCTCTTCCTGTCCGCGGTCATCCCCTTCTATCTCGTCGGATTGATGGCAGGACGGAGAGGAGTGGCCGAGGCATGGCCGGCCGTGCTCGTCAGCGGCGTATCCTTCGGCGTTTCCCAATGGGTCACCGCAGCCTACCTGGGACCGTTCCTGCCGGATATCATCGCCTCCCTCGTCTCGATCGTCCTGCTCACTCTCTTCCTGAGGGTCTGGCACCCTGCCGTGAGCTGGCGGTTCGCCGAGGAGCCCCCGAGCAGGGGCAAGACGAGACTCGTCTACACCGGAGGGCAGGTCTTCAGGGCCTGGGCGCCGTTCGTCATTCTCACTATCGTTGTCGCTGCCTGGGGCCTCCCGCCGGTCAAGCAGACCCTCGATGCCCTCGGCCTCGTCACCTTCGCCATCCCCGGACTCCACGCCGCGGTCATCAGCGACGGGCAGCCGATGCCCGCCCTCTTCACCTTCAACTATCTCAGCTCACCCGGCACCGCGATCTTCCTGGCAGGCATAGCGACCCTCCTGCTCCTCAAGGCGCCTGTCCGCGAGGGGGCGAGGATCTTCGGGGAGACCGCGAAGACCATGCGCTTCTCGATCGTCACCATCGCCGTGGTCCTGGGCTTCGCCTACCTCTCGAACTTCTCCGGCATCTCGATCGCCCTCGCTCATGCCTTTGCAGCGACCGGGGCGCTCTTCCCCTTCTTCTCTCCGTTCATAGGATGGCTGGGCGTCTTCATCACCGGGTCCGACACCTCGGCGAATGCGCTCTTCGGCAAGCTCCAGGAAGTGACGGCGCTGCAGACAGGGATCAACCCGGTGATCGCCGTTGCCGCGAACAGCACCGGCGGGGTTACGGCGAAGATGATCTCTCCCCAATCGATAGCGATCGCTACGGCAGCGGTGGGCCTGGCAGGCCGCGAGGCGGATCTCTTCCGTTTCACCCTCAAACACTCGCTCCTGCTCACCCTGCTGATCGGCGTCATGACGCTCATGGAGGCATACGCAGTCCCGTGGGCCGCGCCGGAATACCGGAGAGTCGCGGCAGCAGAAGAGGCAGCGCGGACGCCGATGATGACGATAGAGGGAGTGCTCTCCCTGGCGGTCTCCCTGGCGCTGGTGCTGCTCGTCTTCCTTGCGGCGAGCCGGCTTGCTACACGGCGCCGCGCACGGCAATGATAAAGGGGCGCCCGGCTCCTGCTCGAGTGGGCAGGGCGGGCGTTCCGGTCAGTATTCTTCGAGATGATACCACTCGGCGTTTTCGAGCCAGGTGAAGGGCCGGGAGACGAACTCGATGATATTCTCGAGAATGAGGTAGTGCCGCTGCTCTTCGTCCGCGATCTTCAGGAGTGCCTGCTTCTGGCGGGGATCTGCCACCTCTCCCGCCTTCTCACGGTAGAAGTCACGGGTCTTCTCCTCGATCTGCTGCGCCCTCGCGTAGAGGTCCACTTCCGACCCGTTGTCGGTTATCGCTTCACCCTCGTCCCGCATCTTGACGAAGATATTCTTCACGTCGTCGAGGATCGGGGAGTCGGGCACCTCGACCGGCTCGTTCCGCTTCATCTTGCCGAAGAGCTCATAGTGCTTCACCTCGGCATCGGCGAGCATCGTCAGTATATTCTTCAGCCCCGCATTGACCACCCTCCCGGAGAGCTCGCGGTAGTAGAGCTCCCCGTCCTTCTCGAGCTGCATCGCATAGTCATAGATATCCATGTCATCACCTCCAGGCATATTGAGGCTATAGGGTGTGAATACAAACTATTTTCTACTGCGACCGGCTGCACCGTGCACTGACTTCGCTGTCCCGGACAAAACGTCCTCACCGCAGCTCCGCTACGCCTCCGGACGTACTTTCACCCCGAAGATTTCCGATCTTCGGGGACCCCGTCCAGTTACCATAACTTTGGGGCCGCCTTGCCCGAGCACGGTGCGCTCGGTCTCGTGACGAATACAGTTTGTATTCACACCCTAAAAAAATTATATCAGACTATTGTTCAAGAGGCTTGCGCTTAAAAGAAAGGGGGACCGGCCTGAACGCCGAAGCAGGGACAGCGATTTATTCAGGGTACCAGTTTGGGCTAAAGAGCAGCGAAGCACGAAGAGGTTGGGAGATTGCGCACTAGATGTAGCTGATACTACTTGACCCTACAGGCAGTGTACGGTCAGCTCATGCCTTTCGTTGGCGCTTACAGCGATAAGGCAACCGGAGATGACGTCCTCTTCAATCTCAGGAAGAAACCGCAGAGTATATGTGTAAATTTGAGTGCCATCCTGTTTGTCATGTTATCGAGTTTTCTGCTCAACATTGGTTAGCTGACTACCAATCGGCACATCGCATCCTCTGGGCTGTTGTTGCAGCGAGGACTTGAATGTGGAGTCCGCCGCGATCGGCTCAATTCCCCAGCGTTTAATTCCAGAAATAATGCTCGACAGCTCGGTTGCCCGTAAGCTGCGATGCAGGAGGAATAACTCGCAATCGACATGCCCATATGTGCGGTTCTACTTCTCCGTGAGGCTCAGAATTTTCCAGGGAAGCCCGGGGAAATGTCGAACCCGACATATGTGATATAATTTCTTAACAAAACAAACTATGAGCATGCCTCCATGAGGAACAGTGACGACATAAAACGCATTGCCGACTATTTCAAAGACCGGAACGAGGTTTCGGCCCTGTTTTTGTTCGGCAGTCTCGCAAAAGGCAGGGAGACAGCCGAGAGCGATATCGATATCGCGGTGCTCGTGGATGAATCCAAAATGGGAGGGAACACCTTTCAACAGCTAAAAAGGGCTTATTATGCGGCTTCCCCTCGGTTTTCCCTGCGGCCGGTCGATATCGTCATACTGAATACCGCCTCATCTTTTTTGAAACATCATGTGCTCGCTGCAAGCAAGGTGCTCTTTGACAGGAACCGGAAACTGAGAGTGAGGTTCAGGACAAGGGCGATCATTGAGTACCTGGATTTTACCTATACGGAAAACATCTGCCGCAAAGCAGTGGCAGATCGCTTCAGGAGGTCTTCTTGTGGTCGATAAAGCTCTCATCGGCAAAAAACTGGAACGGATAGCGAAATACCTGAAGACAATACGTCAAAAAAAAGATCCCGGCCTTCGATTATTCAAGAAGGATGAAGATCTCCAGAGCCTTATTCTCTTTAATCTTGTCCAGGCGATCCAGGCATGCAGCGATATAGGCGCCCATATTATAAGCGACCAGGAATGGGAATCACCTGATACCCAGGCAAGCATTTTT
This window harbors:
- a CDS encoding DUF86 domain-containing protein, whose translation is MVDKALIGKKLERIAKYLKTIRQKKDPGLRLFKKDEDLQSLILFNLVQAIQACSDIGAHIISDQEWESPDTQASIFEILANKKVITASLSKKMKQMVGFRNIVVHEYEKVDLDIVYTVWKKHLSDIEKFCKAVILKYNL
- a CDS encoding lactate permease LctP family transporter; the protein is MSWKMDADPLDNVFLSALIAAIPILAMFWALAVRRMKGHHAALIAAGSAFAVAVIGFGMPAGLALLALVDGMLFGLFPIAWIVVTAVFLFNITVKAGQFEVIKNSIAAITDDRRLQALLIAFSFGSFLEGAAGFGAPVAISAAMLAGLGFTPLYAAGICLLANTAPVAFGAIGIPIIVAGQVTNVDFMAISRLVGLNLLFLSAVIPFYLVGLMAGRRGVAEAWPAVLVSGVSFGVSQWVTAAYLGPFLPDIIASLVSIVLLTLFLRVWHPAVSWRFAEEPPSRGKTRLVYTGGQVFRAWAPFVILTIVVAAWGLPPVKQTLDALGLVTFAIPGLHAAVISDGQPMPALFTFNYLSSPGTAIFLAGIATLLLLKAPVREGARIFGETAKTMRFSIVTIAVVLGFAYLSNFSGISIALAHAFAATGALFPFFSPFIGWLGVFITGSDTSANALFGKLQEVTALQTGINPVIAVAANSTGGVTAKMISPQSIAIATAAVGLAGREADLFRFTLKHSLLLTLLIGVMTLMEAYAVPWAAPEYRRVAAAEEAARTPMMTIEGVLSLAVSLALVLLVFLAASRLATRRRARQ
- a CDS encoding nucleotidyltransferase domain-containing protein, with the protein product MRNSDDIKRIADYFKDRNEVSALFLFGSLAKGRETAESDIDIAVLVDESKMGGNTFQQLKRAYYAASPRFSLRPVDIVILNTASSFLKHHVLAASKVLFDRNRKLRVRFRTRAIIEYLDFTYTENICRKAVADRFRRSSCGR
- a CDS encoding ferritin family protein; protein product: MDIYDYAMQLEKDGELYYRELSGRVVNAGLKNILTMLADAEVKHYELFGKMKRNEPVEVPDSPILDDVKNIFVKMRDEGEAITDNGSEVDLYARAQQIEEKTRDFYREKAGEVADPRQKQALLKIADEEQRHYLILENIIEFVSRPFTWLENAEWYHLEEY